In a genomic window of Streptomyces sp. NBC_01231:
- a CDS encoding YwqJ-related putative deaminase — MNATQTGPHPGPRPGTSGDPRTSTPADQHTGSRTESQPRSQPGAEPGSQPRPHSGASFGPSGDPRIGWSSTETPHAPALRHRRDGILPTVAAALSVRGVTLTGTPARGDQPPALHPLVQDFLDTLPSGQRDRFTGRCAEAMLMSRHIAAVDATRSKRAARKPMTNGEARRALKQAKLTTRRIREDGDPLHGSFAAPCRACTALSAHFGVRVVDSTSTGG; from the coding sequence ATGAACGCGACGCAGACGGGACCGCACCCAGGACCGCGACCAGGCACGTCCGGAGACCCACGGACCAGCACGCCGGCGGACCAGCACACCGGATCCCGGACCGAATCACAGCCCAGATCGCAGCCGGGCGCGGAGCCCGGATCGCAGCCCAGACCGCACAGCGGTGCGTCCTTCGGCCCGTCCGGAGACCCCCGTATCGGCTGGAGCAGCACGGAGACCCCGCACGCTCCCGCCCTGCGGCACCGTCGCGACGGCATACTCCCCACCGTCGCCGCCGCCCTCTCCGTCCGCGGCGTCACCCTCACCGGCACGCCCGCCCGAGGCGACCAGCCGCCCGCCCTGCACCCCCTGGTCCAGGACTTCCTCGACACGCTCCCGAGCGGACAGCGGGACCGCTTCACCGGCCGCTGCGCCGAGGCCATGCTGATGTCCCGGCACATCGCCGCCGTCGACGCCACCCGCAGCAAGCGGGCCGCCCGCAAGCCGATGACCAACGGCGAGGCCCGCAGAGCCCTCAAGCAGGCGAAACTCACCACCCGGCGGATCCGCGAGGACGGCGACCCCCTGCACGGCAGCTTCGCGGCCCCCTGCCGGGCCTGCACAGCGCTCAGCGCCCACTTCGGCGTCCGTGTGGTCGACTCCACATCGACGGGCGGCTGA
- a CDS encoding histidine kinase — protein sequence MTTTGEQHAAAEEGPPWWWARWRSAVLDVGLALVSAAECAVEGVPFARDAGIPLAAGIVFGLLAGSVLVLRRRWPIAVVLVSIAITPAQMGFLMGIVGLYTLAASELPRRIIGALAGMSLVGTLIVTFVRVRQDMARGDLTMGDWFVPFASITTSLGLTAPPLLLGLYVGARRRLMESLRERADSLERELQLLAERAEERAEWARGEERTRIAREMHDVVAHRVSLMVVHAAALQAIARKDPEKAVKNAALVGDMGRQALTELREMLGVLRSAEGAPVRREDVPLAAVGVAAAAAASRAADDESAADGPWLSDLDVLVGQSAAAGMVVELSVDGDSREYAAEIEQTAFRVVQEALTNVHKHAAGAKTHVRLAHRVAEIAMQVENDPPDEVATAAAARLPSGGNGLVGMRERVLALGGVFVSGPTDAGGFRVSAVIPAS from the coding sequence ATGACCACGACGGGGGAACAGCACGCGGCGGCCGAGGAAGGGCCGCCGTGGTGGTGGGCGAGGTGGCGAAGCGCGGTGCTGGACGTCGGTCTGGCGCTGGTGTCCGCGGCAGAGTGTGCCGTGGAGGGGGTTCCGTTCGCGCGGGACGCGGGGATCCCCTTGGCGGCGGGGATCGTGTTCGGGCTGCTGGCCGGTTCGGTGCTGGTACTGCGGCGGCGGTGGCCCATCGCGGTCGTGCTGGTGTCGATCGCGATCACTCCCGCCCAGATGGGCTTCCTGATGGGCATCGTCGGCCTGTACACGCTGGCCGCCTCGGAGCTGCCGCGCCGGATCATCGGAGCGCTGGCGGGGATGTCGCTGGTGGGGACGTTGATCGTGACGTTCGTACGGGTGCGGCAGGACATGGCCCGGGGCGACCTGACGATGGGGGACTGGTTCGTCCCCTTCGCCTCGATCACAACCTCGCTGGGGCTGACCGCGCCGCCGTTGCTGCTGGGGTTGTACGTGGGGGCCCGGCGGCGGTTGATGGAGAGCTTGCGGGAGCGGGCCGACAGCCTGGAGCGGGAGCTTCAGTTGCTCGCGGAGCGGGCCGAGGAACGGGCCGAGTGGGCGCGGGGCGAGGAACGGACCCGGATCGCGCGGGAGATGCATGACGTCGTCGCCCATCGGGTGAGCCTGATGGTGGTGCACGCGGCCGCGCTCCAGGCGATCGCACGGAAGGACCCCGAGAAGGCCGTGAAGAACGCGGCGCTCGTGGGGGACATGGGACGCCAGGCGTTGACCGAGCTGCGGGAGATGCTCGGTGTGCTGCGCAGCGCTGAGGGCGCACCCGTGCGGCGTGAGGATGTGCCGTTGGCGGCGGTGGGGGTGGCGGCCGCGGCGGCGGCCTCACGGGCCGCGGACGACGAGAGCGCGGCGGACGGGCCGTGGCTGTCGGATCTGGACGTGCTGGTGGGACAGTCGGCGGCCGCTGGAATGGTCGTCGAACTGTCGGTGGACGGGGACTCGCGGGAGTACGCGGCGGAGATCGAGCAGACGGCGTTCCGGGTGGTGCAGGAGGCGTTGACGAACGTCCACAAGCACGCGGCGGGGGCGAAGACGCACGTACGGCTGGCACACCGGGTGGCGGAGATCGCGATGCAGGTGGAGAACGACCCCCCGGACGAGGTGGCCACCGCCGCGGCCGCGCGGTTGCCGTCGGGGGGCAACGGGCTGGTGGGCATGAGGGAGCGGGTCCTCGCCCTGGGCGGGGTGTTCGTGTCCGGGCCCACGGACGCGGGGGGCTTCCGGGTGTCGGCGGTGATTCCGGCTTCGTAG
- a CDS encoding SUKH-3 domain-containing protein, with protein MHPDRTSTTRFAVPVDATLRAAGWVPGRWDIKQAEIWADALREHASPAGHRHAVFPAAVEAWAEFGGLHLAPTGPGRQVAPVGLHFDPLHGLHLARTLADLGRALDTEVCPLGAETDSQALLAIDTEGRVYALDHTGDWYLGHDLDQALATLVSGIEPTRLTTG; from the coding sequence ATGCACCCCGACCGCACCTCCACCACGCGCTTCGCCGTACCCGTCGACGCCACTCTGCGCGCCGCCGGCTGGGTACCGGGACGCTGGGACATAAAGCAGGCGGAGATCTGGGCCGACGCCCTGCGTGAACACGCCTCGCCCGCCGGGCATCGGCACGCCGTCTTCCCCGCCGCCGTGGAGGCCTGGGCCGAGTTCGGCGGTCTCCACCTCGCCCCGACCGGCCCCGGCCGTCAGGTCGCCCCCGTCGGACTCCACTTCGATCCCCTGCACGGCCTCCACCTGGCCCGCACCCTCGCCGACCTCGGCCGCGCGCTCGACACCGAGGTCTGCCCCCTCGGCGCCGAGACCGACAGCCAGGCCCTCCTCGCCATCGACACCGAAGGCCGCGTCTACGCCCTCGACCACACCGGCGACTGGTACCTGGGGCACGACCTCGACCAGGCCCTCGCCACACTCGTCTCCGGCATCGAACCGACCCGCCTCACCACGGGCTGA
- the glmU gene encoding bifunctional UDP-N-acetylglucosamine diphosphorylase/glucosamine-1-phosphate N-acetyltransferase GlmU yields MSAIRPAAVVVLAAGEGTRMKSATPKVLHEICGRSLVGHVLAAARELQPENLVVVVGHAREKVTAHLAEVDTEVRTAVQAQQNGTGHAVRMALEELGGSVDGTVVVVCGDTPLLTGETLQQLAATHSADGNAVTVLTAEVPDATGYGRIVRDGASGTVTAIVEHKDASESQRAIREINSGVFAFDGQLLADALGKVRTDNSQGEEYLTDVLGILREAGHRVGASVAGDHREIAGINNRVQLSEARRILNDRLLTSAMLAGVTVIDPATTWVDVTVTFEQDATVHPGTQLHGSTHLGEGAVVGPHSRLTDTRVGAGARVDNTVADSAEVGPEATVGPYAYLRPGTRLGAKSKVGTYVETKNASIGEGTKVPHLSYVGDATIGEHTNIGAASVFVNYDGQDKHHTTVGSHCRTGSDNMFVAPVTVGDGAYTAAGSVITKDVPPGSLAVARGQQRNIEGWVARKRPGSAAAKAAEASSRQGESED; encoded by the coding sequence GTGAGCGCCATTCGCCCGGCAGCCGTCGTCGTTCTCGCAGCGGGTGAGGGCACCCGTATGAAGTCGGCCACACCGAAGGTCCTGCACGAGATCTGTGGCCGTTCCCTCGTGGGCCATGTGCTGGCCGCCGCCCGCGAGTTGCAGCCGGAGAACCTGGTCGTGGTCGTGGGCCACGCCCGCGAGAAGGTCACCGCGCATCTCGCCGAGGTCGACACCGAGGTCCGTACGGCCGTACAGGCACAGCAGAACGGCACCGGGCACGCCGTACGGATGGCCCTCGAAGAGCTGGGCGGCTCGGTGGACGGGACCGTGGTCGTCGTCTGCGGAGACACCCCGCTGCTGACCGGCGAGACGCTTCAGCAGCTCGCCGCGACCCACTCCGCCGACGGCAACGCCGTCACCGTGCTGACGGCCGAGGTGCCGGACGCGACCGGGTACGGCCGGATCGTGCGGGACGGGGCGTCGGGGACGGTCACCGCGATCGTCGAGCACAAGGACGCGTCCGAGTCGCAGCGCGCGATCCGGGAGATCAACTCGGGGGTGTTCGCGTTCGACGGGCAGTTGCTCGCCGACGCGCTCGGGAAGGTGCGTACGGACAACTCGCAGGGCGAGGAGTACCTGACCGACGTCCTGGGGATTCTGCGCGAGGCCGGTCACCGGGTCGGCGCCTCCGTCGCCGGCGACCACCGTGAGATCGCCGGGATCAACAACCGCGTGCAACTGTCCGAGGCGCGGCGGATCCTCAACGACCGGTTGCTGACCAGCGCGATGCTCGCCGGTGTCACCGTCATCGACCCCGCGACAACGTGGGTCGACGTCACCGTCACGTTCGAGCAGGACGCCACCGTCCACCCGGGGACGCAGCTGCACGGGTCCACGCATCTCGGCGAGGGCGCGGTGGTCGGCCCCCACAGCCGGCTCACCGACACCCGGGTGGGGGCCGGCGCCCGGGTCGACAACACCGTCGCGGACAGCGCGGAGGTAGGCCCCGAGGCGACCGTGGGGCCGTACGCCTATCTGCGTCCCGGCACCCGGCTCGGAGCGAAGTCCAAGGTCGGTACGTACGTGGAGACCAAGAACGCCTCGATCGGCGAGGGGACGAAGGTCCCCCACCTCTCCTACGTCGGTGACGCGACGATCGGCGAGCACACCAACATCGGTGCGGCGAGCGTGTTCGTGAACTACGACGGTCAGGACAAGCACCACACGACGGTCGGCTCGCACTGCCGTACCGGTTCGGACAACATGTTTGTGGCTCCCGTCACGGTCGGGGACGGTGCGTACACCGCCGCCGGGTCCGTGATCACGAAGGACGTGCCGCCCGGTTCGCTGGCCGTGGCCCGCGGCCAACAGCGGAATATCGAGGGCTGGGTGGCCCGTAAGCGTCCGGGAAGCGCGGCGGCGAAGGCCGCCGAGGCCTCTTC